One genomic region from Microcystis panniformis FACHB-1757 encodes:
- a CDS encoding SDR family oxidoreductase, translating into MFDSLSGKKVVIIGASSGIDLAIAQKLLSLGAKVVLSHASQEKLAAAVALISGEIEAKTVNFLEEDSVNAFFAEIGNFDHLVVTSLGDRNMPRALLTEMTAETARGGMEKFWATFLAVRGSLKTLAKDGSITLTSSVTMFKYSKMGGISVIAAANSAVAVFGRALALELAPIRVNVVAPGLIEDTSIWTSQGDSERSDLSKWAVSALPVEHLGQPEEVALAVLSLIINPYMTGVVLPVDGGVTL; encoded by the coding sequence ATGTTTGATTCCTTATCGGGTAAAAAAGTCGTTATTATTGGTGCAAGCTCCGGGATTGACCTAGCGATTGCTCAAAAATTGCTCTCCCTAGGGGCAAAAGTGGTGCTTTCCCATGCTTCTCAAGAGAAATTAGCTGCCGCTGTTGCCCTAATTTCCGGGGAGATTGAAGCCAAAACTGTTAATTTTTTAGAAGAAGATTCTGTTAATGCCTTTTTTGCAGAAATTGGCAACTTTGACCATTTAGTAGTCACCTCTCTGGGAGACAGAAATATGCCGCGAGCCTTATTAACCGAAATGACCGCAGAAACGGCCCGGGGAGGTATGGAGAAATTCTGGGCAACCTTTTTAGCAGTGCGTGGCTCCCTGAAAACTTTGGCCAAGGACGGTTCTATTACCCTGACATCCAGCGTCACTATGTTCAAATATTCCAAAATGGGCGGAATTTCCGTCATAGCCGCCGCTAATAGTGCCGTAGCCGTATTTGGACGCGCCCTCGCCCTAGAACTCGCTCCTATTCGCGTTAACGTTGTTGCCCCCGGATTAATAGAAGATACAAGCATCTGGACCAGTCAAGGTGATTCGGAACGCTCCGACCTGAGCAAATGGGCGGTTTCTGCTCTACCTGTCGAACATTTAGGGCAACCCGAAGAAGTCGCCCTAGCAG